The Streptomyces sp. NBC_01439 genome contains the following window.
CGTTGGAGTGGCCGCGGACGGGGCAGACACCGGCGCCGGGGCGGCCGATGTTGCCGCGCAGCAGGAGGAGGTTGACGACCTCGCGGATGGTGGCGACGGCGTGCTTGTGCTGGGTGAGGCCCATGGCCCAGCAGACGATGGTGCGCTGGGAGGCCAGGACCATGGCCAGGGCCTGCTCGATCTCGGGGCGGGTCAGGCCCGTCGCGGTGAGGGTCTCGTCCCAGTCGGCTTCCTTCGCGGCGGCCGCGAGTTCCTCGTAGCCGTGGGTGTGCTCGCGTATGAAGGCCTCGTCGGTGGCGCCCTCCGTCTCGATGACGAGCTTGTTGAGGAGCCGGAAGAGGGCCTGGTCGCCGCCGATGCGGATCTGTAGGAAGAGGTCGGTGAGGGCGGTGCCCTTGAACATGCCGATGGGGGTCTGCGGGTTCTTGAACCGTTCCGTGCCGGCCTCGGGCAGCGGGTTCACCGAGATGATCTTCGCGCCGGACGTCTTGGCCTTCTCCAGGGCGGAGAGCATGCGCGGGTGGTTGGTGCCCGGGTTCTGTCCGGCGACGATGATCAGGTCGGCCTGGTGGAGGTCTTCGAGGGAGACGCTGCCCTTGCCGATGCCGATGGTCTCGGTCAGTGCGGAGCCCGAGGACTCGTGGCACATGTTGGAGCAGTCGGGCAGGTTGTTGGTGCCGAACTCGCGGGCGAAGAGCTGGAAGAGGAACGCGGCCTCGTTGCTGGTGCGGCCCGAGGTGTAGAAGAGGGCCTCGTCGGGGGAGTCGAGGGCGGTCAGCTCTTCGGCGATGATCGCGAAGGCTCGTTCCCAGCTGACCGGCTCGTACCGGTCGTCGCCGCCGGGCGCGGCCCCGGTCTCCAGGAGCATGGGCTGCGTGATGCGGCCCTGCTGGCCCAGCCAGTAGCCGGAACGCGTGGCGAGGTCGGCCAGCGGGTGCGCGGCGAAGAACTCGGGGGTGACCCGGCGCAGCGTGGCCTCCTCCGCGACGGCCTTGGCGCCGTTCTCGCAGAATTCGGCCGTGTGCCGCTTGTCGCCCTCGGGCCAGGCGCAGCCCGGGCAGTCGAAGCCGTCCTTCTGGTTGACCTTGAGGAGGGTGCGGGCGGTCCGGGCCACGCCCATCTGCTGCTGGGCGATCCGCAGGGTGTGGCCGATCGCCGGCAGCCCTGCGGCCGCGTGCTTGGGCGGTGTGACCTGCGGTGCGTCCTGTACCGGATCACCTGTGGGCGGCTTGGTCGCCATCGCGCTCCCCTTCGAGCGTACGTACGTATGCAGCACAAGTAGCCGCGTCCTTCGATCCTTGCACGGACCACGGAATCAGGGGAGGGCGGTCCGGTGCTCACCGCACCCCGGTCGGGTGCGCCGGGGGCGTCCGGTGGGGAGGATGCGCCGGGGGAGGCGACGGGCCGGAATTGTCGGTGGGGGCGCCTAGGATCGGTGCGTGGCAGATTCAGCATCGAAGAAGACGGACCAGACGACCGCAGGGGACCGCCCCCGCCTGATGCTCATGGACGGGCACTCCCTGGCCTACCGGGCGTTTTTCGCGCTGCCCGCGGAGAACTTCACGACCGCGACGGGGCAGCCGACCAACGCAATCTACGGTTTCGCGTCGATGCTGGCGAACACGCTGCGCGACGAGGCCCCCACGCACTTCGCGGTGGCGTTCGACGTCTCCCGCAAGACGTGGCGTTCGACGGAGTTCCCCGAGTACAAGGCGAACCGCTCCAAGACCCCCGACGAGTTCAAGGGGCAGGTCGAGCTGATCGGCGAGCTGCTCGACACGATGCACGTGCCGCGGTTCGCGGTCGACGGCTTCGAGGCCGACGACGTGATCGCGACGCTGGCGACGCAGGCGGAGGCGGCCGGCTTCGACGTGCTGATCGTCACCGGCGACCGCGACTCCTTCCAGCTCGTCTCCGAGCACACCACCGTGCTCTACCCGACCAAGGGCGTCTCCGAGCTCACCCGGTTCACCCCGGAGAAGGTCGTGGAGAAGTACGGCCTCACCCCGCAGCAGTACCCGGACTTCGCGGCGCTGCGCGGCGACCCGTCCGACAACCTGCCGGGCATTCCGGGCGTCGGTGAGAAGACCGCGGCCAAGTGGATCACCCAGTTCGGGTCGTTCGCGGAGCTCGTGGAGCGCGCCGAGGAGGTCAAGGGCAAGGCCGGGCAGAACTTCCGGGACCACCTGGAGGCCGTCAAGCTCAACCGGGTCCTGACCGAGATGGTCAAGGACGTGGAGCTGCCCAAGGCCCCGGCCGACCTGGTCCGCGCCCCCTACGACCGGACCGCCATGCTCGGCGTGCTGGACGTGCTGGAGATCCGCAACGCCTCGCTGCGCGAGCGGCTGCTCGCCGTGGACCCGGGCGCGGCCGCCCCGGAGGCCCCGGCTCCGGCGGCCGGCGTGGAGCTGGACGCGTCCGTGCTGGGCACGGGCGAGCTGGCGCCGTGGCTGGAGGGCCACGCGGGCGACCCGCTGGGCATCGCGACCGTCGACAGCTGGGCGCTGGGCCAGGGCAACGTCACCGAGATCGCGCTGGCCGCGGCCGGCGGAGCCGCCGCCTGGTTCACGCCCGCCGAGCTGGACGAGGCGGACGAGCGGGCCTTCGCGGCCTGGGCCGCCGACGCGACGAAGCCCAAGGTCGTGCACAACGCCAAGGGCCTGATGCGGGTCTTCCCCGAGCACGGCTGGACGCTCGCCGGCGTCTCCATGGACACCGCGCTCGCCGCCTACCTGGTCAAGCCGGGCCGCCGGTCCTTCGCCCTGGACGCCCTGTCCATGGAGTACCTGCACCGTGAGCTGGCGCCCGCCGCCGCCGACGGGCAGCTGGCCTTCGGCGCCGACGAGACCGCCGAGGCCGAGGCCCTGATGGCGCAGGCCCGCGCGGTCCTGGACCTGGGCGACGCCTTCACCGACAAGCTCGCCGAGGTCGGCGCCGCGGAGCTGCTCCACGACATGGAGCTGCCCACCTCCGAACTCCTCGCCCGGATGGAGCGCTCCGGCATCGCCGCCGACCGCGACCACCTGGAGGCCATGGAGCAGCAGTTCGCCGGGGCCGTGCAGCAGGCCGTCAAGGAAGCGCACGCCACCGTCGGCCACGAGTTCAACCTCGGCTCGCCCAAGCAGCTCCAGGAGGTCTTCTTCGGCGAGCTGGACCTGCCGAAGACGAAGAAGACCAAGACCGGCTACACGACGGACGCGGACGCGCTGGCCTGGCTGGCCACGCAGACCGACCACGAACTCCCGGTGATCATGCTGCGGCACCGGGAGCAGGCCAAGCTGCGCGTCACCGTCGAGGGCCTGGTCAAGACCATCGCCGCCGACGGCCGGGTGCACACCAGCTTCAGCCAGACCGTCGCCGCGACCGGCCGGCTGTCCTCCACCGACCCCAACCTGCAGAACGTGCCGGTGCGCACCGACGAAGGCCGTGCCATCCGCCGCGGCTTCGTCGTCGGCGAGGGCTTCGAGTCCCTGATGACGGCCGACTACAGCCAGATCGAGCTGCGCGTCATGGCCCACCTCTCCGAGGACGAGGGCCTGATCGAGGCGTTCGCGACCGGCGAGGACCTGCACACCACCGTCGCCTCCCAGGTGTTCGGGGTGGAGCGGTCCGAGGTCGACGCCGAGATGCGCCGCAAGATCAAGGCCATGTCGTACGGACTCGCCTACGGGCTCTCCGCGTTCGGCCTCGCCCAGCAGCTGAACATCGAGCCCGCCGAGGCGCGCGGCCTGATGGAGACCTTCTTCGAGCGGTTCGGCGGGGTCCGCGACTACCTCGGCCGGGTCGTTGACGAGGCCCGCGCCACCGGATACACGGCGACGATCTTCGGCCGCCGCCGGTACCTGCCCGACCTCAACAGCGACAACCGCCAGCGCCGCGAGGCCGCCGAGCGGATGGCGCTCAACGCCCCCATCCAGGGCACCGCCGCCGACATCGTCAAGGTCGCGATGCTGCGCGTGGACAAGGCGATCGCCGGGGCCGGTCTGCGCTCGCGGATGCTGCTCCAGGTCCACGACGAAATCGTGCTGGAGATCGCCCCGGGCGAGCGCGAGCAGGTCGAGGAGCTGGTGCGGCGCGAGATGGGCGCCGCCGTCGAGCTCCGGGCCCCGCTGGACGTGTCGGTGGGCGTCGGCCCGGACTGGGAGTCCGCCGCGCACTGATCGCCGTACGGCCCGCCCGGCGCCCGTCCCCGCTGCTCAGGCGGTGGGGACGGGCGTCCGCGTTTCCTCGTCCGCGGGGCGCCCGGTCCGGTCGCGGCGCTGCCGCAGCCGCACGAGGACCCCGTAGACCAGCAGCGCGACGGTCAGTCCGGCGCCCGCGCCGAAGCAGATGGTCGGGATGATGTCGAGCGGCGTACGGATCCGGTCGAAGAAGTCGAAGAAGCGCAGCACGCGCCGGGTGACCCCGGCCGCCACGCACACCACGAGCAGGGCGAGGGCACCCCAGAGCTCCGCGCGGGAGAGCACCGGCACGGACGCGGGGGCCGGGAGCGTGGGAAGCCGGCGCAGGGCGGTCACCGCGAACCAGAGCAGGGCGCATGCGGCGACGGCCGAAGTGCCGTACTGGAGGAAGGAGTAGCCCGGCAGGCCGTAGGCGAGCGGCTCGGCGAGATCGGGCAGCGCGTTCGTGCCCCAGCGGTCGTGGTGCGTGAAGCTGTCCCAGAGCACGTGGGTGAGGGACCCGAGGGCCGCCGAGACGTAGAACCAGCCGACGAGCACGGCCGGCCGGGGACGCTCGCGCCATGCCTCGCCCCGCACGAAGGCGTACGCCCTGCCCCGCCAGGCGCGCGGCAGGAGCGCGATCAGCGGCTCGCGCAGCAGGAGCCAGAACCCCACCAGGACGGCCGTCAGCACGGCGTCCAGCGTGAGGACGCCCGGCAGCGAGTGCGTGAAGGCCCCGTACGTCAGGACGCCTTCGACGATCGCGTCCGTGAAGTAGAAGGTGTCCGGCGCGAACGACCCGAGGACGAGCGCCGAGGCGACGAGGGGGCCCCGCGCACGCCCGGTCCGACGGATGGCCGGAAGTACGGCGGCCGCGTGGCTGAGAGTGAACGGCATGACACCTCTCCTGTGACGTGCTGTGGACGTTCCTTACTTCGGGCCAATGCTCCCGAAGGGTCCAGACAGTATCCGTGACCTGCCTCGGAACGTGGGGATGTGGTGAATTCCCGCCCTCCTTGCGTGCTGTGTGCAGGGAGTTGACGTAGGGTCACGCGGACGTCGAGGGGGAGGGGTCCGGCTCATGTCGGCTCGAATAATCGGACGCAGGCTGCGCAGGGGAACGACGGCCGCCTTGGTCTCCGCTCTGGTGGTCGCCGCGGTGACGGCGTCCCAGGGCCCGGCGGGCGGGAGCACCGACCGGCTCTCCGCCGCCGGGGAGTCAGCCGCGCAGCCGAGGCCGCAGTCGCCGCCGGCCGCGGACACGGCCGGCGGCGACTCCGCGTACTTCACCGAACTCCCGCCGCTGGTGAGCCCGCAGCCACCGGACGTACTGCTGCCGGAGGAGGGGGCGGCGCCGCAGCCACAACCACAGGCCCAGGCCCCGACGGGCCCGCAGGCCGCACCGGCGTCGGTCGTGACCGGGCCGGCGGAAGGGGCGCAGGGGATACCGGCGAGCGTGCTCGCGGCGTACCAGGGCGCGGAGCAGAAGGTCGGGCGGAGCGCCCCGGGCTGCGGACTGCGCTGGCAACTCCTCGCGGCGATCGGCAAGGTGGAGTCCGGGCAGGCGCGGGGCGGGCAGGTCGACGCGGCCGGGACCACGCTGCGGCCGATCCTGGGGCCGGTGCTCGACGGCAACGGCTTCGCGAACATCTCGGACACGGACGGCGGAGCGTACGACGGGGACTCCCGCTACGACCGGGCGGTCGGGCCGATGCAGTTCATCCCCTCCACGTGGGCGGCGTGGGGCCAGGACGCGGACGGCGACGGCCGGCGCAACCCGAACAACGTGCACGACGCGGCCCTGGCGGCCGCCCGTTACCTGTGCGCGGGCAGCCGCGACCTGCGGGTGGACGCGGACCTGGACCGGGCCGTGCTCTCCTACAACCGCTCCACGGAGTACCTGCGCACGGTGCGGTCCTGGTTCACGTACTACCTGAAGGGGACGCACGAAGTCCCGGACCGGCCCGCTACGGGACCGGGCACACCCACGACGCAGCCCCCGAGCCCCACGCCGAAGCCGACGCCGACTCCCACGCCGAAGCCCACGCCGACGCCGACGCCGACGCCGAGCCCCACCCCGACGCCGGACCCGAAGCCGACCCCGACCCCGACGCCGGACCCGAAGCCCACCCCGACTCCCACCCCTACGCCTACGCCTACGCCTACACCCACGCCGACGCCGACACCTACCCCGGACCCGAAGCCCTCGCCGACCCCGACGCCCACACCCACGCCGACCCCGACCCCGAAGCCTTCGCCGACCCCGACGGCCAGCCCGACGCCCAGCTCGTCACGCACGCCGAAGCCCACCGCGTCTCCGGCCTCCGCTCCGACGGTGCCCCGGCCGACCCCGGGGCAACACACGTAGTGCTGTGACCGGGAAGGTTCACCGGGTCACAGCACCAGGCCGCGCCTTGTGGATCAAGCCGGGCTCGCGGATCGAGTCTGGGGTCAGTTCGTGCAGCCGGGAACCGCCCCGACGGGCCGGCAGTTGTTGGGCGTGTTCTCGACGATCCGGCTCCTGACGAGGGTCAGGGAGCCGCCAGAGGGTCCTTGCCAGACGCCGCCGCCGTTGAGCGCGATGTTGCGCCGCACCTTTGTGTCCGTCAGCGTGGTGGTGCCGTCATTGGCGATGCCGCCACCCGTTTGGCCCGCGCGGTTGTCCGCGATGGTCGTCGAGGAGATGTCCATCGGAGAGCGGTCGTTGTAGATTCCGCCGCCCTGCTGGAAGGCGCGGTTGCCTTCGATGTGCGAGTTCTTGATGGTCAGGGAGACCCCGGCGGTGAAGATGCCGCCTCCCAGCTCCGTGGCCTGGTTCCGCACCACTTTGGTCTTCTTCAGCAGGGTGGTGCTTCCCGGCCCGTTGTAGATGGCGCCACCCCGCTGGGCAGCACTGTCCCGCACGACGCTGTCGTGGATCTCAAGGGTGCTGCTCTGGTTCACATAGATGGCGCCCCCCTGGTTCGCCGTGCTGTTGGTCACGGTGCTGTGCTTGAGGATGAGCGTCCCGCCGTCCGTGGGCAGGTAGGTGCCGGCGTAGTCGAGATAGCCGCCACCGGTCGCGGTGATGCCCTCGACCGTCAGGCGCCCGCCGGGGCCGTCGATCTCCGCGATGCGGAAGCCCTCGGTCGCGTCGGGATCCCGTCGGATGGTGGTCTTGTCTCCCAGCAGCGTGACGGTGCCCGTGATCCTGGGCAGGGCGTTGGGGCCGAGGCCGCCGGTCGACGCGGGAGTGAGGACGTTGTAGACGTATTTGGGTGCGAGCCGGATGGTGTGCGGTCCGGTGTTGTTGTTCGCGGCGTCGATCGCGTTGTTGAGTGCGGTGACGTCGCAGGGAATGGCCGCCAGGGAGGTCGCGTCCGCGGTGTTGCCGAGACTGAGCGCGGCCACGACCGGTACAACCAGGGCCGCTGCCTTGAGTCGACGTCTCTGCATCACTTCTCCGATCATCGTGTGCAATCGTTTGATTACTTTCCGTTGATGATCAGTGTTCCATGGGGTGGGTGTCCCGCCGCGTGCAACGCGGGGGCGGGCGTGCCGGCGGGCGCCGAGATCCCCCGGGCGGCCCAGTGGTGATCTGTGGCCCGAACGGTTCTCATCTCGCCCCCGCGTTGCTACGGTGCCCCATCTCTGACGCCTCATCAGATTTCGGAGCCCCGGCATGCGCGCATTCGTCGCCGCCGCCATCGGCCTCGCGGCCGCGCTGGCCCTCGTGTTCGCCATCACGGCGTTCGGGGTGCCCGAAGGCGAGACCTCACCCAAGCCCCTGCTCACCACCGCGCCCCCCGCGCCCGGAAAGTAGAGGAGGGCCCGGCCGTGCGACGCAGAGCGAGCCTTGTCCTGCTGGCCCTCGCCGTGTTCTGCGCGGCCCTCGCGCCGCTGCTGCGCTGGTACGCGTACCCCCGCCTCGCCAAGATCCCGCCGAACCAGTACCAGGAGATGGTCCTGGAGGCGAAGGACGCCACGCTCCTCGACTACACCGGCGGCATGCAGCCGAAGAAGGTCGACAAGGTCACCATCGTCCAGACCCTCAAGGGCAACGTCGAGGCGTCGAAGGAGATAGAGGCGAGCGCGGGCAAGGACGTCGTCGTCTGGGACACCCTGTCCTACATCATCGGCCCGGACGGGAAGATGGTCTCCCAGATCCCCGAGCGCTACATCTTCGACGCGCACACCCAGGACCCGGTCCACGCCACCGGGGAGACGGTCGACGGGGACCCGGTCAAGCGCGAGGGCATCGAGTTCAAGTGGCCCTTCTTCACCGAGCCGCGCGACTACCTCTACTTCGACGCGCAGACCCGCACCTCCTCGCCGATCCACTACGTCGGGCCGCGCACGTTCAAGGGCATGGACGTCTACTACTTCGAGCAGACCGTCCCGTGGACCAAGGTCCCCATGCCCAAGAAGATGCCGATCGAGGGCATCGACCCGTCGACGATCGAGGCGGCCACCGGCACCACCCTCTGGTACACGGTCAAGGCGAGGTTCTGGGTCGACCCGGTGACCGGCGCGCCCGTCAACGCCGAGCAGGACATCCAGCAGGAGATGCGCGGCGGCATCGCGGCCGGCGGCCCCGACGGCAAGCTGACCGCCTTCGCCGGACACGTCACCATGCGCGAGGACTACTCCGACTACACGGTCGACCTCGTCAGGTCGAACCGTACGAAGGTCCTCGCCCTGCATACCTACGCGCCGATCGGCCTGGCCGCCGGCGGGCTCGTACTGCTCGGCGTGGCGCTGTGGCTGGAGGCCCGCGGCCGCCGCGTCAGCGCCTGAGCCGGGCGTTCGTGTGCCGGGTGGGCTCGGCGGTGGCCGGGTCCTCGGGCCAGGGGTGCTTGGGATAGCGCCCGCGCAGTTCCGCGCGCACGGCCCGGTAGCCGCCCTGCCAGAAGGAGGCGAGGTCGGCGGTGACCGCGGCGGGCCGGCCGGCCGGCGACAGCAGGTGCACCAGCACCGGTACGCCCGCCACCCGCGGGGTCTCGGCCAGCCCGAACAGCTCCTGCAGCTTCACCGCGAGCACCGGCTGGCCGTGTTCGGCGGCGTAGTCCACCCGGATCCGGGATCCGCTGGGCACCTCCAGGCGTTCCGGAGCCAGCTCGTCCAGTCGGACGGCCTCCCCGGTGGCCCACGGCAGCAGCCGGTTCAGGGCCTGCCCGGCGTCGATCCGCCCGAGGTCGGCGCGGCGCCGGGCCCGGGACAGTTCGGGCTCCAACCAGTCGTCGGCCCGCTCCAGCAGGGCCCGGTCGTCGGCCACGTCGGGCCAGGCTCCGCCGAGCGTGCGGTGCAGGAAGCCGAGGCGGGCCCGGAGGGTCAGCGCGTCCGGGGACCAGCGCAGCAGGCCGAGCCCCTCGGCGCGCAGCCCGTCGAGGAGAGCGGCCCGGACGAGCGCGGGGTCGGGGGTGCGCAGCGGACGTGCGGACAGTTCGATCGCCCCGAGGCGCTCGGCGGCGCGGGCGATGAGGTCGCCGTCCTCCCAGCGGACCTCTTCCCCCGCGGTGAGCAGGTGCGAGGCGGCGGCGCGGGCGGTGTCCTCGTCGATGACGGCGCCGAGCCGGACCCGGGCGGACGCGGCATGCGGGGGCCTGTCGGCGACGGCGACGGCCAGCCAGGGCGCGCTGCGCAGCCGGGAGCCGTCGCCGAGCTCGGCCGCGGTGCCGTTGGCCATGAGGAGGGCCCCCTCGCCCCTGGCTTTCGCCACCCGCTCGGGGAACCCGAGGGCGGCGATGAGCCCGGCGGCGAGGTCATCGGGTGCGGCTGCGCCGCCGGGGCTCCGCCCCGCACCCCGCGCCTCAAACGCCGGCGAGGCTGAAAGATCGGGGCTCCGCCCCGGACCCCGCGGCTCGGACGCCGGAGGGGCTGAAGAATCAGCCTCGCCGGCGTTTGAGGCGCGGGGGTCCGGGGGCTGGCCCCCGGCAGCGGTGCCGCACCCGAGCGGGGTGCGGGGTGCAGCCCCGGCCCCGGTTCCGGCGGTGCGCCCCGCAGGGGAAACGGCGCGCTCCAGGCGGCGGGCCTCCGCGCGCCAGCGGGCCGCGTAGCCGTCGCCGCCCGCCCGGGCCCGCCGCCAGGCGCCGGCCAGGTCGTCCCCGTACTCCCGCGGCGGCTCCTCGCTCAGCAGGGCCACCACCTCCGCCGCCCGGCGGGCACCGAGGGCCGAGGAGCCGTCCAGCAGGGCCCGGGCCAGCCGCGGGTGCAGTCCGAGCCGGGCCATCCGCTGCCCGCGCGCGGTGACCGCACCGGCCGGGGACACCGCGCCGACGGCCACCAGCACCTCCCGCGCCGCGGCCATGGCCCCGGCCGGCGGCGGATCCAGCAGGGCCAGCCCGGTCGCGTCCGGGTCGCCCCAGCAGGCGGCCTGCAGGGCGAACTGCGCCAGGTCGGCGATGCGGATCTCCGGCGAGGGGAACGCGGCCAGCCGGCCGTCCTCCGCCTCGGCCCAGCAGCGGTACACCGTGCCCGGCGCCTCGCGCCCGGCCCGGCCCGCCCGCTGCCGCCCGGCCGCGCGGGACGCCCGTACGGTCGCCAGTGCGCCCAGGCCCCGCGCGTGGTCCACGCGGGGCTCGCGGGCCAGCCCGGAGTCCACCACCACGCGCACCCCGGGGACGGTCAGGCTCGACTCCGCCACGGCGGTGGACAGGATCACCCTGCGGTGATCGGCGACGGAGAGCGCCGCGTCCTGGACCGCCGCCGGGGCCCGGCCGTGGATCTGGAGCACCTCCGCGTCCACCCCGCCCAGCTGCCCGGCGACCCGGGCGATCTCGCCGACGCCGGGCAGGAAGCACAGGACGTCGCCGTCGCGCTCGGCCAGCGCCCGCCGCACCACCGAGGCCACGTGCGTCAGCTGCGCCGGGTCCACCCGCATCCCGTGCGGGGGCCGCACCGGCTTGGCCGGCGGGGCCCAGACCGTCTCCACGGGGTACGAGACACCCGCCGCCTCCACCACCGGCGCACCGCCCGGGCCTCCCTGGCCGAGAACGTGCGCCCAGCCGGCCGAGTCCGTCGTCGCCGAGGCCGCCACCAGCCGCAGCTCCGGGCGCAGGGTCTCCCGTACGTCGAGGAGGAAGGCGGCGACCGTGTCGGCGTCCAGGTGCCGCTCGTGGCACTCGTCCAGGACCACCACGTCCACCCCGGTCAGCTCCTGGTCGCGCTGGAGGCGCTGGAGCAGCACTCCGGTGGTCACCACCTCCACCACGGTGTCCGGACCCGCCACCCGTTCCCCGCGCACGGTGAAGCCGACCGCGCCGCCGACCTGCTCGCCCAGCAGCCAGGCCATCCGGCGCGCCGCGGCCCGGGCGGCGATCCGCCGGGGCTCGGCGACGACCACCCGGCGCCGCGGGCCGCCGCCCACCAGTCCGGCCAGCACCAGCGGCACCAGCGTGGTCTTGCCGGTGCCGGGCGGGGCGCAGAGCACCGCAGTGCCGTGGCCGTCCAGCGCTGAGACGAGCGCGGGCACGGCCTCCCGCACGGGCAGGGAGTCGAGGGCGGCGGTACGGATCACGTCAGTCGCGCTCGCAGACGAAGATCGCGGTGCCCGGGATCAGGTTGCCGCGCAGCGGGGACCAGCCGCCCCACTCCTGGCTGTTCCACTCCGGCCACTCGGGCTCGACCAGGTCGAGCAGGCGGAAGCCGCCCGCCACCACGTCGCGCACCCGGTCGCCGATCGTGCGGTGGTGCTCCACGTATACGGCGCGGCCCTGCTCGTCCTGTTCCACGTACGCGGTGCGGTCGAAGTAGGAGGCGGCGACGGACAGCCCCTCGGGTCCGGGCTCGTCGGGGAAGGCCCAGCGGACGGGGTGGGTCACGGAGAACACCCAGCGGCCGCCGGGGCGCAGCACGCGGTGCACCTCGCGCATGACGTTGACCGGGTCGGCGACGAAGGGCACGGCTCCGTAGGCGGAGCAGGCCAGGTCGAAGGAGCCGGCGCGGAAGGGCAGCCGTCCGGCGTCGGCCTCGACCAGGGGGACGTCGTCGCCGATGCGCAGGGCGTGCTGGAGCTGGCGGTGGGAGAGGTCGAGGGCGACCGGGCGGGCGCCCTGGGCGGCCAGCCAGCGCGAGCACTGGGCGGCGCCGGCGCCGATCTCCAGGACGTCCTTGTCCCTGAGGGAGGCGGCGGGGCCGAGGAGGGCCGCCTCCGCCTCGTCCAGCCCCTCGGGTCCCCACACGAAGCGGTCGTCGCCGAGGAAGGCGCCGTGGTCGCTCTGGTACTCGTCGGCGTTGCGGTCCCACCAGCTGCGGCTCGCCCGGCTGCTCTCCGCTTCCCCCGCGTCACGCCGTGTGGCCTCGGGGTCTTCCACGGAGACCGGATCGGCCTCGGACGCTACTTCGGAGGCGTAGTCCTCTTGGTTCATGGGGCCCGTCGTCGTAGTCTGCGAATGTCTTCTGAATGTGGCAGGAAGCGCCAGGAGGGGCTTCCCGCCCATGAATTGTGCCGGTTGTGCGGCGATCCGCCCGGGGTGTGCGCCTTCGCGCATTGACCCTGTCCGGCTGCCCCCGTATGCTACAAGTTGCGCTGCGAGCCTGTGCTCCTCAGACCTAGCAGGCTGCGCTTGCATCTGTTGATGTCCCCTCGGTTTTCGAGGCCCCGCCGCTCTTCGCGGAAGGGGGTCTCCTTGGCTGTCCGGCTTCTTCGGCAGATGCCGATAAGGGCTCCCGGCGTAGCAGTACCTACGACTTTCTGTCCGTAACCGGAGCCCTTTCCCACATGACGAGCAGCACCGAGACCACCTCTACCACTCCGCAGGTAGCGGTCAACGACATCGGTAACGAGGAAGCCTTCCTCGCCGCGATCGACGAGACGATCAAGTACTTCAACGACGGCGACATCGTCGACGGCGTCATCGTGAAGGTCGACCGGGACGAGGTCCTGCTCGACATCGGTTACAAGACCGAAGGCGTGATCCCGAGCCGTGAGCTCTCGATCAAGCACGACGTCGACCCGAACGAGGTCGTCAAGGTCGGCGACGAGATCGAGGCCCTGGTTCTCCAGAAGGAGGACAAGGAAGGCCGTCTGATCCTGTCCAAGAAGCGCGCTCAGTACGAGCGTGCCTGGGGCACGATCGAGAAGATCAAGGAAGAAGACGGCATCGTCACCGGTACCGTCATCGAGGTCGTCAAGGGTGGTCTCATCCTCGACATCGGCCTCCGCGGCTTCCTGCCGGCCTCTCTCGTCGAGATGCGTCGTGTCCGCGACCTCCAGCCCTACGTGGGCAAGGAGCTCGAGGCGAAGATCATCGAGCTGGACAAGAACCGCAACAACGTGGTCCTGTCCCGCCGCGCCTGGCTGGAGCAGACCCAGTCCGAGGTTCGCCAGACGTTCCTCACCACCCTGCAGAAGGGTCAGGTCCGCTCCGGCGTCGTTTCCTCGATCGTCAACTTCGGTGCCTTCGTGGACCTGGGTGGCGTCGACGGTCTCGTCCACGTCTCCGAGCTGTCCTGGAAGCACATCGACCACCCGTCCGAGGTTGTCGAGGTCGGCCAGGAAGTCACCGTCGAGGTCCTCGACGTCGACATGGACCGCGAGCGTGTCTCCCTGTCGCTGAAGGCGACGCAGGAGGACCCGTGGCAGCAGTTCGCCCGTACGCACCAGATCGGTCAGGTCGTCCCGGGTAAG
Protein-coding sequences here:
- a CDS encoding FdhF/YdeP family oxidoreductase translates to MATKPPTGDPVQDAPQVTPPKHAAAGLPAIGHTLRIAQQQMGVARTARTLLKVNQKDGFDCPGCAWPEGDKRHTAEFCENGAKAVAEEATLRRVTPEFFAAHPLADLATRSGYWLGQQGRITQPMLLETGAAPGGDDRYEPVSWERAFAIIAEELTALDSPDEALFYTSGRTSNEAAFLFQLFAREFGTNNLPDCSNMCHESSGSALTETIGIGKGSVSLEDLHQADLIIVAGQNPGTNHPRMLSALEKAKTSGAKIISVNPLPEAGTERFKNPQTPIGMFKGTALTDLFLQIRIGGDQALFRLLNKLVIETEGATDEAFIREHTHGYEELAAAAKEADWDETLTATGLTRPEIEQALAMVLASQRTIVCWAMGLTQHKHAVATIREVVNLLLLRGNIGRPGAGVCPVRGHSNVQGDRTMGIFERPAPAFLDALDREFQITSPRGHGYDVVRSIQALRDGKAKVLFAMGGNFVGATPDTEVTEAAIRRASLTVHVSTKLNRSHAVTGRRALILPTLGRTDKDVQASGKQFVTVEDSMGMVHASRGNLAPASPHLLSEPAIVARMARAVLGAASATPWEEFERDYASIRERISRVIPGFEDFNARVAHPGGFQLPHAPRDERRFPTKTGKANFTAAPVEYPRVPAGRLLLQTLRSHDQYNTTIYGLDDRYRGITGGRRVVMVNPADAAELGLADGSYTDLVSEWKDGVERRAPGFRVVHYPTARGCAAAYYPETNVLVPLDSTADTSNTPASKSVVVRFEPA
- a CDS encoding DUF4184 family protein, with the translated sequence MPFTLSHAAAVLPAIRRTGRARGPLVASALVLGSFAPDTFYFTDAIVEGVLTYGAFTHSLPGVLTLDAVLTAVLVGFWLLLREPLIALLPRAWRGRAYAFVRGEAWRERPRPAVLVGWFYVSAALGSLTHVLWDSFTHHDRWGTNALPDLAEPLAYGLPGYSFLQYGTSAVAACALLWFAVTALRRLPTLPAPASVPVLSRAELWGALALLVVCVAAGVTRRVLRFFDFFDRIRTPLDIIPTICFGAGAGLTVALLVYGVLVRLRQRRDRTGRPADEETRTPVPTA
- the polA gene encoding DNA polymerase I, with protein sequence MADSASKKTDQTTAGDRPRLMLMDGHSLAYRAFFALPAENFTTATGQPTNAIYGFASMLANTLRDEAPTHFAVAFDVSRKTWRSTEFPEYKANRSKTPDEFKGQVELIGELLDTMHVPRFAVDGFEADDVIATLATQAEAAGFDVLIVTGDRDSFQLVSEHTTVLYPTKGVSELTRFTPEKVVEKYGLTPQQYPDFAALRGDPSDNLPGIPGVGEKTAAKWITQFGSFAELVERAEEVKGKAGQNFRDHLEAVKLNRVLTEMVKDVELPKAPADLVRAPYDRTAMLGVLDVLEIRNASLRERLLAVDPGAAAPEAPAPAAGVELDASVLGTGELAPWLEGHAGDPLGIATVDSWALGQGNVTEIALAAAGGAAAWFTPAELDEADERAFAAWAADATKPKVVHNAKGLMRVFPEHGWTLAGVSMDTALAAYLVKPGRRSFALDALSMEYLHRELAPAAADGQLAFGADETAEAEALMAQARAVLDLGDAFTDKLAEVGAAELLHDMELPTSELLARMERSGIAADRDHLEAMEQQFAGAVQQAVKEAHATVGHEFNLGSPKQLQEVFFGELDLPKTKKTKTGYTTDADALAWLATQTDHELPVIMLRHREQAKLRVTVEGLVKTIAADGRVHTSFSQTVAATGRLSSTDPNLQNVPVRTDEGRAIRRGFVVGEGFESLMTADYSQIELRVMAHLSEDEGLIEAFATGEDLHTTVASQVFGVERSEVDAEMRRKIKAMSYGLAYGLSAFGLAQQLNIEPAEARGLMETFFERFGGVRDYLGRVVDEARATGYTATIFGRRRYLPDLNSDNRQRREAAERMALNAPIQGTAADIVKVAMLRVDKAIAGAGLRSRMLLQVHDEIVLEIAPGEREQVEELVRREMGAAVELRAPLDVSVGVGPDWESAAH